In Labrus mixtus chromosome 9, fLabMix1.1, whole genome shotgun sequence, the DNA window acattttcaagaaattgGAGTCCGTTATGTAGTCGCTCTCAATAAATGTATATGCTGATTTAcagcaaaaaaagaacaacaaagtcCAAGTAAACACAGTCAAGTCAAAttggtttttctgttttctcaatATATCTCTTATGTCACAAAGCTGAAATTTGACACAGTTGACTTAATGAtctgcaggaaaaacaacatcatctattctggagcgagagagagagagagattgttgTTGTGAGACACTTGATTGATTGGAAGAGGAAAAGCACAGAAAaggtgtttttctattttttttgttgtgtgtatcAATTCCGAGAAAAGCCATGCTGGATTCCCTATACttaattcaaacaataaaaacaacacaatgcaaTAGAGATCATATATATAATGgacaactttaaataaaatgtatagtgTATGTTAAACATTTCAACCTTATGTAGCTTAACAAGTCATATACGTTCTTATTATTATCTCTCCTCTGTTCCTTTGCACTTCCTTCCTTTTATGcagagttttattctgaagTGATATACACTGGTGCTGGACAGTTAAATTTCACTTTCTGTATGAAATAACTGGTGCTTCAGTCCATTTTCTGTATAAGGAGAGGATTGAAAGTGAACTATAATTCAGCTCCTTTCAGACAAGTTTAAAGTCATATTATATCAAGCCTTCTTTATTATAAATGAATGCTATATTGATTTTATGATTCATAGGAtactaaagttttttttataaaggctATAACAGTTCGATATTAGGAACTCTGTCTTTGTTCTGATATGTATTATTTGCACAGGCCACCATTTACGTAACAGAATGAATACGTCTCATATTCATTGTACACTACATAAAGGATCTTTTTATGGTGCCACAGATTGATGTCTGGCTCAATGTATCTTACGAACAttgaataattaaaacaaaaacttgtgGTCATGAATTAATTAGCTACGTTTAAGAAACAACACATATTTCAGACTTATTATATTGTATGTAAGTGCCTTTCAAATGTTACTCCACTGTAACAggaggagcaatatgtaagatatctactgattaaaatcataaaattaccttactatatgatcagataTTAAGAAACcagctatgttgaagtgctggcttctctgacaacaatgcagcagccagtatgtccttctTCTAACTTTAGTTTCCCGTCCGAAATGGTCCGTTTCTGTTTTGATCAGAGAACTATAGGAGGTTTTAAGgcatgcccctcggtttgccaggcaaaagGACAAAACCAAAAGGtgctgcagcgatggaagcgggaaAGCGAACCTGTTCAGATAGAACtgacccgacctaaaaagccttggCCTTTTCTTAATGAGCTCCACTATGAGAAACGTGGTAAAAAATAGGATACATATTGGAGatggttttgaaaaaaagagagaggttagaacgcagaacgGTTTCAAGACCGACagagagctggctaaacacgagacagctctctccagtgatttgaatttggactgcagtacccattttaaatgctacgctacagagttacatattgctctttAAACTTTGTGTTCTTGCTTTATTATCTTGCTTTGTTATTCCAGCATGATTGATTAATGGCATCACCTTAATGATGTTATATCCTATGCAAAAATCAAAGCATTTGTGTACACATGTAATGACCCAAAGTTTGCCTGTTTGTTGCTCACttgtatttaaactttttgattcCAATGTGTTCTTACAGTCAAACCCTCCAAGCCAAGATGCTGGATGGACGGCAAACTCCTTGAGGGTACTGATGTCAAGCTGAGCTGTAAGTCCAGCGATGGATCTGATCCCATCAGCTACAAGTGGGAGCGTGTGCTGGACAAAGGCAAGAGCCTGGGCAAATTGCCAAACTTGGCACTCATAGGTAAGGAAAAAATAATTGGCACTTCACTAACATGCTGATTCACCAGTCAAGCTCTCTGCAGAGAAATGCTATAACGATTCATTTCAATATCACTGCTTTTTTATAGGCTGCATTTATCCAAGGAAGAGTTTTGCTGAGTAAACTGCCTTGGCGTCACCTCTTCCAAATTCATGCATTTGCAAACAATAGCCCACGCAAGTACATTCTCCTGGTGGCTCTATGAGCTGATTCAGCAGAATAATTAACTGCCTAACTAAAGGGCACTTAGATGGATTCAGATTGTTCTAATTAGGCCATTCATTCTACATGCCTTTCCTATCTTTACACACCAAAGACCAAATCATGCACactgttttttcctcctccaagAAATCAAACAGAACCCAGCACTGTGATTTCTAGTTGTATTCTGTTGGGATGTGTTGTATAAACAGGAGCACCCAGGCTGATGTTGTGATCTGATGAAGAAGTCTGTGGCGATGAAATGTCAGCCTTGCTTGTTTTATACCTCCATGCATGAAGTCAGCATGAActctgttttcaaaataaaaacccagaACTCAACTGGCCGATCCCATTATAATCTGTAACCAaatcaaaaagagaaacattggCTTGCTAGTCGAACTTTTTATTCACCTGATTTAGATTTTGGCTTTCCTCTTGGTCCATAACCAGGCCTCCAAAATAGTAACAGACACTATTTTCATCAGAGAAGTTAATGAAAGGGCATTGTCCCAACTGTTTACTCTCTAAACAGGCTTAAAGACCCCCATGGTGCcaacctctctctgtctcagttttccctccagtgttCAACCGGCATCCAAGATGGCACGCGCCCCGGACAAAAACCTTCAAATTAATGACCTCCACCAAACAACACCTGTTCAGCCTAATTAATTTTCATTGGACGATAACACACAGTTGCCATTATTTATGGGTCTGGTGAAAGGTAATATCACATGGTTGTCAGTGGTGGGGATGACTTAATATCCCATGGAGCCGAGAGGCTCCATCGCTCTCTCAGACTCCTGCTACTCTCTTCAAGTCCTCCTCAGCGTGCGGGGCCTTGATTCTTAAATAAACACTCCATCAATGTCTCTTGCCCCCCTCATGCTGTTTCCTTCTATTTGTCTCGTGCTACTCAGCTGAAGAATACATTTCAGCTGTCTCTGCTGTCCTGCAAATGGCAGATGTGCACATTTCATACATTAAACAGACAAAATAGTTATTGTTAAAAATTCCATGTATTGCCAAACCATCCCTTTTCAGTCTCCTTTTCTTCATTGTGTTTAATTCTTCAGATCTCAAGAACCCAGAGATTGTGACCCTGAGGAATCTCACCATGGACAGCTCGGGTGTCTACAGGTGCACGGCGAGCAACGACGTGGGAGAGGAAAACTGCACCATTGAGGTCACGATGCAGCGTGAGTTTTCGGAGGTTGAGTCGATCTCCGGGGCGTTCACCTCGCACCAAACTGCCACACTGATTGATTGTTATTGTTTCAAACTGCAGCTAGAAATAGTTTCATTCCCTTCACCTGCCTCCCCCGCCCCCGCCCCAATACGCACACACATCCTCACCTCTCCAATTCTCCCCCCAGTGCTCCCAACACTGCGGGGGCTGCACTAACCTAAAATGGTAGCTACTGGCCACCACCTATGCTTCAACAGTTATGTTTCACTGTCACACTAATACATTTCCTGAGAGGCCCAGGACGGTTGGGGTCATATCATGTGTAGAAAAAATGACACATCTGGTAGCTCAGCAGAACCAGGTTGACAGCCCTGGTGTGAAATTGAATTTAGGCGCCGTGGCAACAAACGCAGGGAGTGTTGAAATATCTCCACTAACTGAGAAGGGACCATCAGTATTTGTGAATTAAACATTAGGAATAAAACTGAGAATTACATGTGACACTTAAGTGACTTTATCTCTCATCACTCATcgcttcctctttctctttcacagaTGCGAGGGATGTAGGTATGGTAGCGGGAGCGGTAGTGGGAATATCCCTCGGCGTCCTTATTGTCATATTAATCATCTGGCTCGTCTTccgaaagaaagagaagaagaagtacgaggaggaggagactccAAATGAGATCAGGTTTGCTCATCCTCTTGTCTCCTTGGACTGTTTTACAATTTTTCTATTACACCAGACAAAATTaatttctgaatgtgtgtgagattgTGAGTAAAGGTAGCCGTGTGCTTTTTTCTCTGCAtattttcatgtctgtatcttcATCTTTGCTATGCTTCGACTACACCTTTAATGAGTTCAAACCTTAAATTGTTCTTGAAGTCCAGGTGCAAAATGTATGTTGTATTTTATCATTACATTTGTTTCAAATGTGTGACGTCTGATTTAATGATGGTAAAAAGCCACttagatttctttatttgaaaaatcTGAGGTGAAAAATGTACAGCAATCGTTTCTAAATGATTAAAGCAATGTcttatgcaaaaacaaaaagtatgcATGATAGGACTAAAGGGGAGTGGGTGGGAGACAATACAGATTTAGCCTACTTAAGCTGTAGGAGATCCAGATTAGTGCACCTACACAGCACCCGTACTTCTCCCCTGATCTCAGGCTTGGTATGCAATGTGATACTAAGTTGTTGGGAGAGAATCTAAAACTACATTTAGAAAAGAGAGTACATGTAAGAATTAAATATTCAAGGTACCGGTAAAAGTGACTATTGTAAATCAAACCCAATATTTATCTAATTAGCCACAGAGGGGTGAGTTGCAACATGTTCCAGACCCGTATCCTTTACGGAGCAATAAACCAATGTGGAATGGATTTCTTAGTAAGGATGTTCTTGATCCCTTTATTGCCAGTTCATGATTCAGGATTCCAAAAATCCATATAAATCTACCATTGATCAAAATGATATAAAGCAAAAAACTGATATCCCAACACTCTAATTTTCAGACATGgtcaaaaacagtttgtgttcattcaaacacctgaaagcaAGTACCTGTAAACCAAGGCTCCACACAGTGGTGTTTGTTGGTATTTCATGCATATAAATCATCACACAGTTTTATCAAAGTTCTCAGTAATGTAATCTttgtaataaatacaaaattcaTTTAGGCTCcaattatatatatgtatttagaaacacaaaagttgacctttttcacacatgtattCTGAAATTTTCTAGTAAATTTCAGGATAGGCAGTTTCTGAAATATTCCAGAGATGCCTGTtacacatatgcacctcacagcaggagacctTTCAAGTCAGATGGGAgatacaccaagacaaattccttgtatgtgtaaatgtactctgcaataaaaaaaacgattCTGATTGTGATGAAGGGGCCTCAGGAGGCAAGAAATTGCGTAAAAAGGACAAGGCGGAAATTGCAATGGATTTGACGCTATGCGACAGCTTTGCCTTTATAACAGTGTGAAGTATAATTGGTCCtattcacagtatcaatgaAAGAGTGAAGAGTGTGAAGGAACATACTGGCGAGCAGAAAATAGTGTGGAGCAGCTTCATTCTGAGCACAAAGATCAAATTCACCCACTCTCTCAAGGTGGATTTAATTGAAGAAcacctgctgcgttcacacttgAGACCACCTTGACTTCACGCTGAGATTTTAAACTCGGGGTGAAAAAATGGTCGGTTTTGCAATCATACATGTAGCCCACCCAATAAATGTTGTGTATGTATTTCTCCACCACTGGAGAAATGGCTGTAGACAAAGACGTTTGCTTCAACATAGGTAAGCAGTAGTGCAGATCTTAGCTCACACAGTTCTgcatgagctgtgtgtgtgtgagcattagTTTCaccaaaagtgtttttaaaacagtcaaAGTTGGAAAGTCAAATGCTTACTGACACAGCAACAGCCTCTGTGTGCTTGGATGTGTTAGCAATCCAcctgcctatgtgtgtgttactaaaaaaaaaacagaaacaagttcATTGATTGTCCTCAGATTGTCTTTTCACACTTCCCTTGTTATTTATTTgggtgtctgcatgtgtgtgtggcatcaGAGCTGAGGGATCACACGTATGCATTGGTGGACCCTGTGGACAGCCAATGACACTTGTAAAGGTTGCATCATTGTTTTTCTTGCGACAGAGTGGGTGTAGGTGCATATTTACGGTTGTAACATTGAATAATGCAATATGGTTGAGGGACAGCTTTGGCTGAATAATGTAGATGTGgtgaagtgttttctgtttttataccGTGTTCAGAGTCTGGAGTCTTTTCCGCTAATGTGCTCAAGCAGACCCAAGCAGCTTTGGTGACGCACTTCTCCTGGCTCTTGGTTAAGAACCAAActcactgctgctttttttttttttttttttttttaccagaagtTTTAGGGCTTTCTCTGATCGTTCTGAGAAGTAACTGCTGCAGAGCAAAGATGAGAGGTTTCTCTATCTGACCTCCTGTAAAGAATCAAAAGCCCACACACACCCCATGGTGACCAGGGGACAATGATTTATAATAACTGCAAAGATCCTCTGCAGTTTCAATACCGTCCAAGTTACAATAACAGCATAAATTATCTCAGATCAGTGATTAACGCTGCTGTcgattttcacacattttcccCATGCAGTTTCTGTTCTTCTGCGCTATTTTGATTTCATCCTACTTATTGAACAACATTATTCAGGAAAGTTTTCATTGTGTTCTCAGcaaaaaaactttgttttccTCAAACAATTGTATTGGAGAAAATAGTGGTTTCAGCAGATATCATTACTCCATGCAAATGTGTTTCACAAAACTCAAGGGcttgtggtatttaatgaaCTATACAAGGTACCCACATAAAACTAGTCCCATGTTGTGAATAGGGACCCAGAACATTTGTAGGGAATAAGGCTGTgctttttttaggttttttgtgtctgtgtatacatTTGTGTAAGTGCAGGTTCCTCTTGGATATAAACTAttattgttttctgtgtttgtgtgtgtttgtttctaacCACAGGGAAGATGCCGAGGCCCCCAAGGCCAAGCTCGTGAAGCCCAACTCCCTGTCTTCATCCCGCTCTGGCAGCTCACGCTCCGGGGCCTCCTCCACCCAGTCCATGGTGCACAACAGCGCCCAGCGCGGCCATCGCCCCCGCCCACCTGCCGTGGCAGCTCTCAAGGAAAACGGACAGCCTCCGGGTTTCCCCCAGTCCCCACCAGCCTACACCACAGTTGTGCCCTCCAAGACCCCCGAGCCCCCCACCACTCCCAAATACAACTCTAGGAACATGTCTGGGCCCACACCTCCGACCCTCATGGTCCCCGCCCAGACCAAGGCCTTTCAGACTGTGTAGGACTGAAAGCTAGCCCCTTCCTGCAGCCATTGTGAGACTCCCACTCCCAGCCCAAGCCCCCCGAGCCCCCATCCCAAAGACTGAGACTCTTCCataaacaaagaaatgcaaCTAGTTAAAGGATGTAATTAAAAGAATCAATACTATAAGTCCAAAAGtactttaaatgaatgcatacttaaaaagggaaaaataaagaCTTGCTTGCCCCCCTACTGAATTACATaaaccacaaaacaaaaagaagaaagcgAGACCTGAGATGCAACAATGTTTTTGTCTCATAGCTAAAGGCAGAACTTATTTTTTGGAGTTCCTGCTTTCGGCTTTGGAAGACACAGGGAAACACTGTGTGCAGTGAGGTTgaaggagccccccccccccccccccccccccccagtagagcttttatttatttatcaaatcaaaCGGATAGACACACGCTGTGGAGGGAAAGAGGTGAAAAAGGTAAACAGGAAAAGGctggatgataaaaaaaaagggatccAAAACTCTGAGCCAAGTTCCAATGGAGTTTCACGCAGCTGTTGAGATTTGGTTTGGTTGTCgacaaataaaacatggataCAAGCAATGCGAGGAGTAAAGTGCCAGAGTGTGAGACATTTGCTGAATTTTATTTTCAGAGatgagcggggggggggggggggggggggtgatgggtGATTATCCAATACATGTCACCCTTCACCTCGGAGTTGCTGCTTTCTGGAACCACAAAACTCCCTTTGCCTTCCATGGGCTGGGCCGATCATGCCCGTCCATGTGCACAAACTAGAGTGCTCGGCGCATGCATCATCTGCCTCAGGTGGCTACACAAGCAGCTCATCGGTTTTACCAATCAGCAGGGGAAACACGAGGATGTAGCAGTGACAGTGGAGTCAAAATCAATGGAGTCGTCTatacccccctctctctcacaccctGTCTACATCCATGGACATCCTTTTTCTGGTACTGAATATCTTCCCTGAATAATTGAATAGTATGTATTAGGCCTATATAGCAAGTCAATACTTTAAATATAGGTAATAAGCATCTATTAGACCAGCTGGACTTAAATTgacttttgttctgtttttgttctcctgtgtctcttctctctgaaaAGGTTGTAAAAGGGTGACAGACAGCTATATGTCGATGCATCCGTATTTAGAAGTGCCACCGATCCCTAGGAtgggttattattattgttgcttttttttttttaaaactcttttttgtttacctgctacacTTCTGAACTGAAACCAAAATCTGTCACCATGAATGTGTGATGTACAAAGATGGTAGATTCCATTATTCCCAGCACCCTGTAAGTTACCAAATCAATATTCCAGCTGAGGCACAAAAGAATTGACCTTAAAGTTCAATTTCACAAGTACGATTACCTGAATGAAAGGAGCGAGTAGTATAGAGGCGTCGATTCTATACGGTGTGTATGGTACCATTGTCAGTACTCTCCCTGGATCCATAACAATGCAGTGGCACTCTATTGCTGTCTCGCTGAATTACCGGGTCCTGCTTGGTTATTGGTCAATCTGTGCTACACTAGCCAAACCCCCCATTTGTCATATCATGAGACAGGACCAGTGCAGTTTGATtgaaagtatgaaaaaaaaaaggggcaagTAGCCTATAAAGTGTGCCTTTGCAATCCCTCTTCCCTTTGatggtttttttctttgtccttatCTTCAGCACACCAGTGGTTAAGTCTCTGTTCACATCCAGCTTTGAGGGTCAACAGTAGCAACTGCTGAGAGACACAACGTCACAAACTTGCCCTAGAAACAACATGTAGCCAAGGGAGCATCAGGCAGAGTGAATTATCCATGGTGAGAAAGCAATCCTTTGCCATCGGACAATGTACTGTACATTCTGTAATCAGTCTTGTTTTATATTGTACATACAGATAGATATACGCACATGAtgtcatttaatttaataaacaaGGGTATGTGAGAGGAAATATATCCCTAACAGAAGAGTTACTTTAAATTCCAAAATGGAGTTTA includes these proteins:
- the clmpb gene encoding CXADR-like membrane protein, whose translation is MGFPAVMSAIFRSLFLVLFSLLSVGAQTDMKKVVGDNATLPCHHQFPSSNSIDIEWLLQKPNSKQKVIITFFGGQVYTNEATGSDASRLSFAGEYLGGDASLLISDLLLTDSGEYYCKVKTGGKYHWSQVNLIVLVKPSKPRCWMDGKLLEGTDVKLSCKSSDGSDPISYKWERVLDKGKSLGKLPNLALIDLKNPEIVTLRNLTMDSSGVYRCTASNDVGEENCTIEVTMQHARDVGMVAGAVVGISLGVLIVILIIWLVFRKKEKKKYEEEETPNEIREDAEAPKAKLVKPNSLSSSRSGSSRSGASSTQSMVHNSAQRGHRPRPPAVAALKENGQPPGFPQSPPAYTTVVPSKTPEPPTTPKYNSRNMSGPTPPTLMVPAQTKAFQTV